The following is a genomic window from Nicotiana tabacum cultivar K326 chromosome 3, ASM71507v2, whole genome shotgun sequence.
GATGGATATATAAGAGTGAATTGGCTTAATTTGTAGGTAAATTATGAATTATGATACTTACAAAAGGGAGTGGGTGGAAGCTTTCACTCCCTGGAAAAGGGAACCAAAGGAATACCCCGACAACAGTGAGTTTCATTAAAAATTCTGCCCTAATTTCCATTGTACCAAAATTCAATTGGTTATGCTGTTTTAATTGTAAAATTGTGTAGGCCCAGGTTTTTCAAGTGATTATGAGAGTTTCAATCCGAAGCGACAGAGGTTCTATTTACATGCTCAAAATAAGCACTTAGATGTTTATACGAAGATGGCTGCTTTAAAAACTTCCACATCTGTCGTCAGTCTTGAATCATACTCGGGTACTTGTTCATATTAGCTTTATTTGTTTTCTCATATTTGTTGCTTGCTTTGATGTGTTTCTTTTATTGCTTGGAGACTTAGttgtttcaattttatttttgttgttctaCCTTCTTTGGTAATCATTTTACGTATTGTTGTTACTTTTATGTTCATTATCAGGAAAAGAGGAGATATTTCAATGTTCTGGAACCATTATAGAAAGTGTTGACACTTCTAGTATAATATTGACCGCTGCGAGTCTCCTTAGGTGCTCTAAGGCTAGAAATTCTATAGCAGATGACATTAAGGTTAGCTCATTTTTATCACGTTCTCAGATTTTTCTTACTACTTCCTGACCAAATTCATGTTGTTAATCTCTTGatatcttagactcctttgaaaGTTATTGCCAACCAAACTCTTGTCAAATTAGTTGATAGTTATAACTATTTATTCAGGTTATTGTGCACCTATTTGATGGAAGAGCATTTGATGGTCATATTGAGGCTTATGACTTTCACTACAATGTTGCTGCTATAAGGATTCAATCAGACACCCCACTTCCAATTGCTTCCCTAGCTCATTTAAATGATTCTATCATGATTCGGCCTAGTCAGCTCAGAGTTACGGAAGAGAAGCCATTTCAACTTCGTCCGCATTCAAACTCATTTCATCTTATTCCTGGAGATTCAGTTATTGCACTTGGTCGTTTCAATAAGAAGCCGTATGATATCATGGCTGCCCCTGGTGAATTCAGGTCAGTGTTTTTATTTGACTTTTAATTTGCTACAATCACTTCCTTCAATATAAAGGAGTGGGAGGAGGGGAAGTTAATGAAGCCTAAAATTGTAATAAAATAGGTTTAATTTTACCTCTAATTtattcaacaacaaaaacaacatacCCATTGTAGTCccacaaatggggtctggggaggatagtgtgtacgcagaccttaccctcgACTCAAAACAAGCATAATCACAGCAGTTTAGATAAGGAAATATGGCAGAGAAGAATCCATGTAAAGAGAAACAATACAACATCAAGAAAATGAGATAACCGTCCCCATACAATTTATCTCTTCACATCCATCTCTGCATACTCATTTATGCTACTTTCATTTTTTGAACATGAGAAGTCTTGCTGGCCATTGGCCAATACTCCGTCCCCATACAATTTAGTCGGTCTAACAACCACTTTGTAGAACTTATCTTTATCCATTTATTGTATTTGTTTTTGGGTTAGTACACCTGACTTCCTACGCAAAGAAAGAAGTGTGTATCCTGAAATAACTCCAATCATATACAAAAATACACTAGTACTATAGATATAGAAAAACAATACATGTACAAAAAAGAATTACACTCAACTACTTACTAACCTATTACCACAATCTTTGACCTCCATACCCTTCTATCAAGGGTCATGCCTTGGCAAGCTGAAGATGtgacatgtcctgcctaatcacctgtCACCAATAATTCTTCTGCCTACCTCTACATCTCCTTGGCCCCACCATAGCCAACCTCTTACACCTCCTCACTGAGGCATGTGTGCATCTtctcttcacatgcccgaaccatctcgacctcgcttcccgcatcttgtccacCACAGAGGCCACTCCCACCTtatcccgaatatcttcattcctaatcataTATCTCTTCACATCCATCTCTGCATACTCATTTATGCTAATTTCATTTTTTGAACATGAGAATTTAATCTTTGGGTTAGTACACCTGTCTTCCTACGCAAAGAAAGAAGTGTGTATCCTGAAATAACTCCAATCATATACAAAATaccaataaataaaaaagaaaaagaaaacgttCTCATAAATTTAATTGCTTAATGAACCTTTGAGATGTAATAGATTTTTATCTTTAAGTGTGAGGTCTAGTATCAAATTTTGTATTAAAATTTTATTCACATGAATGCAGTCAATTCAAGAAATTAAGTCAATAACTTCAATGTTGACAATGCTTCTGATTGATGCATGTGCTAGTAAATAATTGACTAGATAATGACAAAATATCTTTTCTTTTTGAGTACAAATATTTGGGATAATTAGTGGTTTATGTGTTTGTTAAGATGGGTTAGACCGTGAAAATCAGGGGTTTAAGATGACGTTGTCACTTTTTGGTCAATTATGAGATGCAGAATGGGCGTAGCATTGTGATCCTGTCTATGAATTGGATAAGGTAGTTGTTTCTTGCTGGAGGATTTGTTTAGCTTTCATTGGAGTCCGTGAGTTGTAACAAGACTTAGTTAACTATTAGATCATTCTACCCTCTTTTCAAGTTGGacctttttttttcctctttagaATT
Proteins encoded in this region:
- the LOC107824452 gene encoding putative protease Do-like 14 isoform X1, whose translation is MNYDTYKREWVEAFTPWKREPKEYPDNSPGFSSDYESFNPKRQRFYLHAQNKHLDVYTKMAALKTSTSVVSLESYSGKEEIFQCSGTIIESVDTSSIILTAASLLRCSKARNSIADDIKVIVHLFDGRAFDGHIEAYDFHYNVAAIRIQSDTPLPIASLAHLNDSIMIRPSQLRVTEEKPFQLRPHSNSFHLIPGDSVIALGRFNKKPYDIMAAPGEFSIDRCDYDYFECKELFMATCRITRCGIGGPLINHYGEIIGICFHDVSSIAFLPINITSIWWEHYKKYRQPRRPRLGMEVTNLYAVDLEILERIISKFPEVMEGIIVEEVIPGGSAEFAGLKHNDVIIQFGGRKVRSFLELFHDMWKHVGESVELVVIRASADVPLHLTMVVEEATSDKLYSWPFWEV
- the LOC107824452 gene encoding putative protease Do-like 14 isoform X2, giving the protein MNYDTYKREWVEAFTPWKREPKEYPDNSPGFSSDYESFNPKRQRFYLHAQNKHLDVYTKMAALKTSTSVVSLESYSGKEEIFQCSGTIIESVDTSSIILTAASLLRCSKARNSIADDIKVIVHLFDGRAFDGHIEAYDFHYNVAAIRIQSDTPLPIASLAHLNDSIMIRPSQLRVTEEKPFQLRPHSNSFHLIPGDSVIALGRFNKKPYDIMAAPGEFRQPRRPRLGMEVTNLYAVDLEILERIISKFPEVMEGIIVEEVIPGGSAEFAGLKHNDVIIQFGGRKVRSFLELFHDMWKHVGESVELVVIRASADVPLHLTMVVEEATSDKLYSWPFWEV